cggacatagttcggctgtgagtcccccgccaaggacaggttttttaatgaatttagcacatcgcccaaaggcgagtgttggaagacgtctgcggcgccgaactcgaagatcgatgaccgatccagctcggtgtctgCAGCCGTGTGCGATTCGGAATTTATGGCCGAaaacgagtccggaattccgttgacGTAGATATTCCCAGGTGTTAAGTCTGTGTGCGGCTtcaacgccgcggactctgtggcttcggatggtgcaatctgctccggatctaaggccgtagcagttataggaaccatctcctgaatctggtctgatgacagatttaagtcatgttcatcgaagcgagggggagcgatcgccgcggtctcaaaccCATTAAAGATcgagtctccacggatatccgcaacgtagttcaagcttccaaatctgacctggtggccaggggcgtagctatagatctgctccagatggtcaagcgagttggcccgcagtacgaagccgccgaatacgaaaatctgtccagggaggaaggtttctccttggacaacgtcactatagacgatcgaaggggccatcgaacctttttttcgacggcacagtggaactctcaatgaaggcaccaatgtcggtgtcaaaaccagcggatctcgggtagggggtcccgaactgtgcatctaaggtcgatggttacaggagacaggggacacgatttttaccgaggttcgggccctctctatggaggtaataccctacttgctgcttgattgatcttgatgaatatgagtgttacaagagttgatctaccacgagatcgtaatggctaaaccctagaagtctagcctgtatgactatggtaatgagtatatcctttccggactaaccccttcggtttatatagataccggggGGATCTaaggttacatagagtcggttacataagaaggaatcttcatagttggtcgccaagcttgccctccacgccaaggagagtcctatccggacacgggtacagtcttcggccttcatgtcttcacagcccaccaatCCGGCGCCCTcatggatcactggacatcggtcaagaatatcctgaagtacctgaaaaggaccaaggatatgtttctcgtttatggaggtgacgaagagctagTCGTAAAGGGTAATGTcaatgctagcttcgacacagatctggatgactctatgTCACAAAtaggatacatatttatattaaatggtggagttgtcagttggtgcagttctaagcagagcgtcgtggcgggatctacatgtgaagcggagtacatagctgcttcggaagcatcACATGAATGAatttggatgaaggagttcatatccgatttGGGTGTAATAccagtgcatcgggaccaatgacaatcttttgtgacaacaatGGAGCAATTGCTAtagccaaggagcccaggtttgaCAAGAGAACCGAACACATCAAGCAACgtttcaactccattcatgattATGTCAAGGACGGAGATATAAAAATGTGCAAAGTACACAcgaatctgaatatggcagaccgttgactaaacctcttctacgggcaaaacatgatcaacacaaagattccatgggtgttagattcattactatgtaatctagattattgactctagtgcaattggtagactgttggaaatatgccctagaggcaataataaagtggttattactatatttccttaatcattataaaggtttattattcatgctataattgtattgataggaaacttaaatacatatgtgaatacataaacaaataccaagtccctagtaagcctatactagactagctcgttgatcaaaagatggttaaggtttcttgaccatagacatgagttgtcgtttgataatgggatcacatcattaggagaatgatgtgatggacaagacccattcgttagcatagcatatgatcgttcagtttattgctactactttcttaatgtcaaatacatgttccttcgaccATAAAATGATGCAACTCCCAGACTCCGGAGGAATGTCTTGtgtgtatcaaacgtcacttcgtaaccgggtgatcataaaggtgctctacaggtatctccgaaggtgtttgttgagttggcatggatcgagattgggatttgtcattccgtatgacagaaaggtatctctgggccttcccggtaatacaacatcacaagaagcttgcaagcaaattgactaaggagttagttacaaggtgatgtattacggaacgagtaaagagacttgccggtaacgagattgaactaggtatggggatacggacgatcgaatcttgggcaagtaacataccgatagacaaagagaACTACGTATGTTATCATaaaggtttgaccgataaagatcttggtagaatatgtaggaaccaatatgagcatccaggtcccgctattggttattgaccagagaagcgtctcggtcatgtctacatcattctcgaactcgtagggtccacacgcttaacgttcgttgacgatatagtattatatgagttatgtatgctggtgaccgaatgttgttcggagtccagataagatcacggacatgacgaggagctccggaatggtccggaggtaaagattgatatataggatgatagtttTTGGTCTCCAGAAGGGTTTCAGAATTCATCGAAAGGGTTTCGGATATTTCTAGAAATGTTCTGGTGCGAGGAcactttggttgggccaaggggTAAGGCCCATGGGGTTTTAGGTcagtgcaaaaggaagttttgcggaggtCGGGGACCAGGCGCCGAGGACCATGGCGTCTGGGCTAGACACCGAGGACTGTGGCGTATGGTGCTGAAatccgagaaggactcttccttgcgttccaaaCCGACTTTGGGGAGGCCCTCTCTCCAAGTAACgacccagggctcaacatataaatagaggggcagggctagcccCTAGAACACACCATgattcaccaagccgtgtgccggcgccccctctccctctagttcaTCCTCTGCTCTAAAtccgttgtgcttggcgaagccctgtggaAACAGTTTCACcaccatcgtcaccacgccgtcgtgctgccggcacttatctactacttcgcccctcttgctggatcaagaaggcaggacatcatcgagctgaacgtgtgttgaacgcggaggtgccgtacgttcggtgcttgatcggaacggatcgtgaaggtgtacgactacatcaatcgcgttgataaacacttccgcttagagatctataagggtatgtagatgttctacccctctcgtagctatgcatctccatggatagatcttgcgtgtgcgtagaattttttgttttccatgcaacgctTCCCAACATGGACAACAAACCCTAACTTAAATTTTCTAGTGAACAGCGAATTTGGAGATGGGGCTCcctctttttttttgagaattGCCGAGGGAGGAGTCCCTCCACCTGAATATATTACTCAAAATGACGATTATGCCAAGAGAGTGATCCAGTTTATAACAAAAACCAGGTCGACTAACTGAACAAGTTGATCCGTTTATAAGAAAAGCCGGGCCAAAAACCGTCTCAAAACCTGAACAAGCTCCCTTTGAGGAGGGTGAAGACTCAAGAGCATAGTCTCAAAACCTCAAAACTTTCATAAACAAGCTGCTGGTCCGACCTAGACAGTCAGGGGGAAAAGCTGATGCTACACCGAGAGGTCCTCATCATCCATCAAGCTCTttgtggagagagagagagagcaacgACAACACTCCAAAGCGCCGGACCAGCTGAAACCCTAGTCGCCTAGTGATTCGCCTCTCAAGGGAAAAAAAAAGGTTCCCATTGGAGCTTGTTTTGTTTTTACTCAACTTACTCAATAGCTGATTTTTATTGGGAAAAAGAGGATCTGTCGGAGATGCTCTAGGCATGCACGAGTGTGTAAGTGGAACTAGATTTCTGCATTGTGCCGTGCTGCACTTACTCAACCATCCCGCACATGTGTCAGCTGCCAACAATAGGTGTAGAAGTAGTCACGTCTCGGGCAGGTATATGACACTGCACGCGGAGGGTGCGAGTTTGTCACGTCTCTGCTATCCGAGATGTTTGCATGCATTGCATGCGGATGACGTACGCGTTGAGTATGTCACGTCTCATGTACGTACGAGATGTTTTTTTAGATTAGTACGTACGAGATGTTGCATTTGGATCTCGAAGCAGTTCACACCTCCAGCGCCAATGATCTTGCGAATTAAGTTGCATTAACTGGAGGAGGGAAAAAATTCGGCTTGGCGATTTTGTGATGTGTTCATCTTGTACAACAATAAGTATGAGCTGTACTATATGGGAGATGTATCTAAGTATCTAACGGTGTCTTATGTAATTGAGAACATTACAAAAGGTTTAGCTACCAGTCTGATTGATGATTTTGatgagatcttcgaaactagaccCGTGTCAATATGTGACAACTTTTTTCCATTAATAGTCACCAGATAATTTTCACCTCCTTACTAAATTTCTATATTCTTATTTTTTTGCagggttatatatatatatatatatatatatatatatatatatatatatatatatatatatatatatatatatatatatatactaatTTACCAGATGTATAATAGCTTAATTAGTTAACAGAATATGAAATATCACTCTCCTCGTACTACCTAACAACTAGACAGAGAAAAGAGAAACCTGACGTTATGAATAATCCAATAACCCAATATAAATAATCTGGCAACCACGTACTCTAAATATGTTAACTGGTAGCAACGAAAAGAAAAATGGTCGAAACATGCTAATAGGGGATCTTCTTTGAAGTTCTTGCTTAGACGAGCTAGCCGGCGATACTAGTACACGAACCCCTAATTAATGGCGTTTCAAAGTTCTTACTACCAGCGTCCACATAGCGCACCGCTAATATGGCACTGCTGGTAAGTACACACTAGCAGCGTGTCCGTCGAACGCTACTAATAATAATGCATCAGCAGCGTGTGGGCCGCACACTCCTAGAGATTGGACAACAATCCGTGTGTTGCTCGCACGCTGCCAAAGTGCCAAGTGAGGATGAATCGGTGGCATTTGCACACATTCGATCGCTGCTAACATTGGTTCATGCTTGTGGCGCTTCTGTGCGTGTGAACGCCGCTAGTGAAATTTGTTTGTATATATTTTTTATGTTATGACGGATTTTGTGCCTAGTTTTGCTACCATACTGCTGTGCAACATTTTGTAGCCCAAGATGGTGTCATGGCACCATTTTGGGCTACGAAATTCAAGCCTACCAAACTTACTAGCTAGCATTAGATTATAATCTAAAGGGATCACATTCAACTTAGTTAACTACGACATAGTACATATACCATAGTAGTTTTGAGAATAACATGCTTAACATAAGTTTTGGGGAAGCTTCCAATGttaatccccccccccccccccccccgcctaaTTTCATGAGGTGGGCCCTCTTCCCTCTACAATCTCCAACCAAAAGCTCACACATAACCATCATCCGTAGAACCCGTACAACGAGGCTCGTAACCATCATCCAACGTTCAAATCTCCCCGCTGTGCTTCAATCGGATTGTACGGTTGCTCTTGAGTCACTTGCAAATGTGTCTCTTGACAAGTCAGCATATGGTCACCTTGAAATTAAAGGTTTAATGTATAATAGGGTGTTTATTCCGGTAGAAGTTTCTCGTGACCAAAATATGGTTGCACATGGCTTAGCTAACTATGGTAGACTTAGGGATAGCACTGCGTGCTGGCTTAACCGATCCCTCCTTTTATTTCCGGGCAATGCTACATCTACGTAAACAAAGCTACAAGGATTATTGTGATTGGAGGGGGGGGAGGGGGTCCGTCCACCTCAAAATcaggggcggggggggggggggggggggggggggaggaaggGGGGAGAGTTTTTAGGAAACCCGAACTTGTTGCTAAGGATTGTAACTCTGTGATCTTGGAATAAACCGCCCTATTTCCCTCGCAAAAAAAACTATACCATTACTCAGGGTTATGTTAGGGTTTGGACAGGGAAGGTTTCCGTAGCGTTAGTTAATGGAGCTTATCTTAAACAGTTAGCTTATAAAGGAATTGCTACGCTTAGTTTCAACTACAAAATTAGGGTGTGATAAAATTATTACAGTTTTGCTATGTCTCAGTCGACTAAGACTTCGTTATATCTCAGTCGATGTTATATTCCTTTGATCTTGCATCGAGATTCGTGCAAAAAAATTCTtttcagtttttttctttttttcttcttacAGTATGTCACTTGACTGAGACTTGGTTAAGTCTCAATCGACTGAGACCTAGTCACACCCAAATTATTATCCCAAAAATAGTTACTACCCGATTTCTGAACGGCGGTAAATATGTTACTATTAAGACTTTCGGCACAGTAATTTATGTGTGAAAACCGACGCCACAGACCTCACATTTTCAAGTATAAGTTACAACTTACAACCTTTATAATTGAAGTAGCAAATTAAGTTCAAGCACGTAGCTCATTTTAGTACTTCGGTAATTACGCCTTTATTTTTTTGAACAGAGTAATTACGCCTTTATAGTTAGctatatataaggacgatgagCACACCAGTAACCAAAAGCATAAGCTTGATCGCATGTACTGCCCACCCACAGAGTAGCAACCCGTTTCTTTCTTTAATTACGTCTACGTGAACAAGGGCAAATACCATGGAGATGGGTGGAGCACCATTCGACGCGCTAATGTCACTGGACCCCGAGACCTTCGCCAGGGAGTCGCGCGCCGTGATTAACTTCCTCGCCGGCTACTACCGCGACGTCGAGAAGTATCCCGTCCAGCCCGAGGCCATGCCAGGGTGCCTCCGTACGCTTTTACCAGACGCGCCGCCCGAAAATGGCGAGCAGATGGACGTGATATTGGAGGAGGTATGGCGACACATCGTCCCGGCACTGACGCATTGGCAGAGCCCCAAGTTCTTCGGATACTTCCAGGCGAACGCGAGTACAGCCGGGTTCGCCGGCGAGATGCTCTCCACCGGGCTCAACGTTGTACCATTCACGCGGGCTGCCTCACCGGCCGCAACCGAACTCGAGAGCGTCGTGATGGACTGGATGGGCAAGCTGGCGGGCCTCCCGGACTGCTTCCTcttctccggcggcggcggcggcgtgttGCACGGAAGCACATGCGAGGCCGTGGTATGCACGCTCGCGGCCGCGCGCGATCGCGCGCTGAGCAGGCTCAGCCACGAAGGCATCCTGAGGCTGGTGGTCTACGCCTCAGATCAGAGTCACTCCACCTTCCAGAAAGGCGCGAGGATCGTAGGGGTCCCGCGGTCCAACTTCCGCGTTATCCCGACGTCGGCGGCGTCGAGCTACGGCCTCACCGCGGCCAGCGTCCGCGACGCGGTGGAGGCCGACGTGGCCAGCGGGCTCGTGCCGCTGTACCTGTGCGCCACAGTCGGCACGACCGGGCTCGGCGCGGTTGACCCGGTGCGGGACCTCGGGGAGCTGGCGCGAGAGCACGGCATATGGTTGCACGTCGACGCCGCGTACGCAGGGAGCGCCTTGATCTGCCCCGAGTTCCATGAATACATCGACGGCGCCGAGCTCGCGGACTCGGTGAGCATGAACCCGCACAAGTGGTTCCTCACCAACATGGACTGCTGCTGCCTATGGGTGGCGAGCCCGGCGGCGCTCACTTCCGCACTGTCCACCAACCCAGAATACCTGAGCAACGTCACAGAAGAAAGTGCCGCCGGTGCAGGTGTGGTGGACTACAAGGACTGGCAGATCGCGCTGTCACGGCCGTTCCGCGCCATAAAGCTGTGGGTGGTCCTGCGCCGCTACGGCGGGGCGGGCATGCGGGCGTACATACGGAGGCACGTCGAGATGGCCAGGTGGTTTGAGCGGGCGTTGGAGGCCGACGAGCGGTTCGAGGTGATAGCGCCGACGAGATTCTCCCTCGTAACCTTCCCCATCCGTCCATGGCATGAGGGCGACCCTGGCGATGATGCCGTTGATGCCTTGAACCGTAAGCTGCTTGTCGCGGTGAACGGCAGCGGCCGGGCGTTCATGACGCACTTCATGGTGGACGGCAAGTTTGTTATCCGCATGGCCGTGGGCGGAGCCATGACCAGGATGCGGCACGTCCAGGACACGTGGGAGCTTGTCCGGGAGAAGGCCAAGGAAGTCGGCGCCCTCACAAACGACTCCGGGCAATACTAAGAACGAAACGTGTGCTGAAATAAAATACTGAACGTGTGCATCAATTGGAACAGATCGACATCCAGAAAATGAAAAGGCAAATATATATACTAGTAGTACACATGAAGAATCCAATAAAGATTATCTTTTGAGAAACCCAGTTATAGACGAGAGATGCTACACTCACCGGTTGTTTACGGGGGTTTAACGGAGTGGTTAGCAGTGATAGGCTGAGATTTGGTTTAATGAGGCGGGCCCCATCAGTGAAAATCAGGGGGCCAATTAGTGAAAGACACGAGGAGgggggtgtgggggggggggggtccgtaAGAGTCCGTTGTTTTCCTTCATGCGTGTAGTATTATCGATTATAGACTGTCAAACGGTATTCAGTGTAAACGGTATCCAAGATATGAAAGTTGTGTCTCTTTTATATACTCTCTCtgttccgaattacttgtcgcaagtatgaatgtatctagatgtattttagttctagatacatccatttctgcgacgaaTAATTTGGAACAGAGAGTAGATATTTTTGGTTTGAAAATATAGTTTTGCTAACTTTCGTTCGATTGAGGTTTCTGAAAGTGTAGCTTAGTATTTGTGTGTCCGGTCTTCAGTTTTCGTTGCTAGTGAAGTTGGAGAGCGgaataagagcatctccaatgtTGATCCACAAATTTGTTCGCCCTTATCCAACATAGCCCGCATACATTTCAACAGCTGTTCAAACTAACCGGACAAAATCCATGCAAACACGGCAAATTTCCATATAAACCAAAGAGATTCATGCAAACACGACACATTTTCATATAAACCAAAAGAGATTCATGTAAACACGGCGGATTGCACATAAACTTGACGAAATTCATTGCATTTCGGACATACTTCAACTAAAAATGGAGCTTGTCCAACTTTGGAGGTATATTTCAGGACATACTTCTATTCTAAACCTAATATAAATGATCACCGGTGCCAGTTTCCCATGTCCGACCATGAACCCAAGGCCGAAACTCCGGCAATTGCCTTCGCCTTCTGTAGTTCCGCCTTGGCGCTCTCCAGCTCTGCCTCCGCAACCTCCGCAACCGCAGCTTGAGCGACTAATAGGCCGGCGATTATCAACCCGCCAATCTTGGCTTCAGCATGAGGGGAaaagcggtggccttcctgggacctgAGCGGCGCCTGCAGACGTGTCGATGGGGCACGGCCTTGATGATGTCCTCGTCGTCAGTCTTGCCCCCACACCTCATTCGCCGCCTCATCGAACTCCTTGTAGTCGGCCTCTAGTTCTGCCTGACATTGGCGGTACCGTTAGCGGGCGAGGAGAATCTCGCGAGCGGAGCGGTAAGACTCGAGCAGCACCGCCTGCTATGCCGCGTCTGCGTCTGGCACGAACGCCCTGCCGGCGGTGAGCTGAATCTCTGCTTGCTGGTGCTCCTGGAGGAGCTGGAGGTTGTAGGCTGCGTCGACCTgtgcctcccggaactgctcctcccGCATCATATCCATGTAATGGGCACGAGCCTCGCCGATAGTCAATGCACCGGCGAGGGTGGCGTCGGCTCGTCCTCGGCCACGTCCTCCATTGGGATGTAATCGGCTTCCAGCGCCTGCCAACCTGCAGCAATGGCGGCCATCTCCACCTTCTGCTCCGACGACAGTCCGTCCCAGAGAGATTTGGGCCATGAGAAGGCCATGGTGGAAGTGGTGGAGAGAGGAGAAAGGGACCGGAGGCAGATGACTAAAGGCTCCTAAATTGATACCTAATAATAGCTTAGCAGCTCTAGCGGCTATGGTCGGGGCTGCAGTTTATATAGCGGACGAACGACAATGGTGGGCGGCAGACGGAGGGGTGGCATCGGAGTAGGTTCTTCGGCAACTGCGTGTCATAAATGTAGACGACAAACGGATGGACTAGTGGTCGTTGTGTAATTTGagcgcggagcagtcgcgtgcaacGGGAAGCGGCACAGGCGTCGCTCTATGGGCTGGTGCACCGCTTTAATGCCAGCGCCAATGAGAGGTCatgtccgctctgcccgggcatgaatgtaGCACTGACGCACTGGAgtggcgctgaccgtttcgggcgggaaaaACGCGCGAGTGAGGGAGTGGTTTTTTGTGAGCCTGGGCCATCAAGAGCGGATGTTGCAGCGGTCCGGGCGCCCGAAAAGCCCCGCTAGTTTTTCTTTGGTTTGTGGAAAAAATACATCCTGACCGCTCGGCAGACCGATAGAAGCCCGCGTGTTGGATGGCACAACACGTCCGGATAGCGCGGTCTGGACGTATACAAGTGGTTTGAGGGTCGGCATCAGGGCCAGCCCTGTGTTTCGGGAGGCCCTACGCGAACTCGACGACATGGGCCCCTATGTCCTAAGTCCTAAGACAATATATATGTATGCTtgtgttatatatatatatataacttaTTAAAAGTAACTTTCAATCACACATCTTTAGTTTAAAATATGACTATAATAATTCAAATGACTCCATCGAGAACAATAATAAACAAATTCGAACCGACTCCATAAAAAACAATAGTACTAAAAAGATCGTAAAATGAAACTAACATGACATGATTACCTCAAATAAGAACGAAATTAGACTGACTCCATCGACAACAATAATACTTCAGTGCTTCAAAAAAAGTTTCTTAGGGCATTTCTTGATGCAAAGTCATTAAGGGCACAatcaagatcaacattgtccAAGATATCCTTCTCAATGCAGCACATACCCAGGCCATTCAATCTATCTTGCAACATAGTTGACCTCAAATAATTTTTAAGTAGTTTCAGTTTAGAGAAACTTCTTTCAGCTGAGGCTACAGACACAGGCACTGTTAAGAGGATCCGATAGGCAACAGAGACATTTGGATAGCAATCTACAGCCATAACAAACTGAAGAATATCAAGCGCTGACATCAAACCATCTGGCAAAGTTACCTGCAACACTTTTAACTCTTAGACAAAATCATGAAGATCAACATCAGATGATTTATCATCAGAAAAAGCTTTTGCAAAAGTAGCGCAACATTCCTGTAGTTTGCTATCATCCAAAGACTTCAGATTTTTTGAATTGAATAAGAAACCAAACACCTTTTAAAATTTCTTCAACTGAGCAAAACAACTGGTCAATGAAAGAATTGCATTGTCAACAATGACTAGAAAGTAATTAACTCTGAAGGATTCCATAGCTGACAACTGTATTTCTTCGTCTTGATCATTGATTTCATCATGATGCCTCTTTCTTTTCCGTCGACGTTTTGAAGGAAATTCTGGCTCTATGTCCATATCAGATGCAATGGCTTTTGCTATCTCAATACTAGCTTGAAAGCCTTCATCTCTATACTTCTTAAAATATAATATGACCCCGTCAATGTGTTTTGTAGTAGCATCAATGCACACCATCcgaaggtaaagattgatatataggacgatactATTTGGTCTCCGAAAAGGTTTCGGGATGCACCGGGTATTTATtggatcaccggaaggggttccgggatgCCACGGGAAGTTACTGGGCCTAACGGGCCAAGGGAAGGGGATCACACCAGCCCACAGGGGGCTGGCGCACTCCAACCTGGCCGCCAGCTTTGTAAAAGGAAAGGCAGGGGCTAGCCCCCTCCTGCCTTTGTCCCTAGAAGAGagaaagggaagggggcgcccTAAGGCAGCtagccccctttcctttcccccttgcgcgaaagaaggaaagggggcggcCATGGtaggccgccgccccccttggggGCGCCCTAGGTTGCCTCCCCTCCTCCCACACCTATATATATGGTTGGCCTCCTCAGTTAAGAAGAAGAACATCACGGAGCTCCGGGAGGCTAGATATCTGGCCAAGGAGATTGGTCAACGACTCCCGGCCAAAGGGCAAATCGTCCCCACtccagagccccatgagaggattgtgtttctcacacactttgtccacgggctgggattccctctccacctgttcgtccgcggactgatgttttactacgggctagactttcatgatctagcccccaatttcattctcaacatcacgacattcattgtcgtgtgcgaggccttgcTCCGCATCCCACCTTATTTTGGCCTATGGATGAAGACCTTTAttgtgaagccgaaagtggtgagcggccaacaagcagagtgcggaggcgccatggtgggtaagatgcccaatgttacctagcccgaaggctcctttgcgaaaacggtgaaggggtggcaatcggggtggttctacatcaccaagtcgcGCGACACTgactgggcggcggcccccgaattccgatccggaatcccgatgcggctcacctcctagcaagagaggggcc
The Aegilops tauschii subsp. strangulata cultivar AL8/78 chromosome 3, Aet v6.0, whole genome shotgun sequence genome window above contains:
- the LOC109758274 gene encoding tyrosine decarboxylase 1-like, which codes for MEMGGAPFDALMSLDPETFARESRAVINFLAGYYRDVEKYPVQPEAMPGCLRTLLPDAPPENGEQMDVILEEVWRHIVPALTHWQSPKFFGYFQANASTAGFAGEMLSTGLNVVPFTRAASPAATELESVVMDWMGKLAGLPDCFLFSGGGGGVLHGSTCEAVVCTLAAARDRALSRLSHEGILRLVVYASDQSHSTFQKGARIVGVPRSNFRVIPTSAASSYGLTAASVRDAVEADVASGLVPLYLCATVGTTGLGAVDPVRDLGELAREHGIWLHVDAAYAGSALICPEFHEYIDGAELADSVSMNPHKWFLTNMDCCCLWVASPAALTSALSTNPEYLSNVTEESAAGAGVVDYKDWQIALSRPFRAIKLWVVLRRYGGAGMRAYIRRHVEMARWFERALEADERFEVIAPTRFSLVTFPIRPWHEGDPGDDAVDALNRKLLVAVNGSGRAFMTHFMVDGKFVIRMAVGGAMTRMRHVQDTWELVREKAKEVGALTNDSGQY